The Diceros bicornis minor isolate mBicDic1 chromosome 18, mDicBic1.mat.cur, whole genome shotgun sequence sequence CCGGGACGCTGCAGCCAGGGGAGGTCACTGGTCCAGGAGCATTTACACAAAATGTCTGAGCCGGGGGCCAGCACTGGAGGCTTTACTGGTTTTGTCTAGTCATTTCTCTGGGGAAGTGGGGGATGACAGCTTAAAATGGATTTTCAGCAATAATGGACTCCCTTTCTTGGTTCCCGGCACTGAGCTGCAATGCAAAAGAGAGAATGTCATTTGGTCCGCAGGGGGAGGGTCGGGGGAGAGGGGTGAGCCcagaggcctctctgaggagggcaCAGGGGTAAGGGGGCCTCTTCCTGCTGCACGCTGATGGGCAGCTGATattctgtatccattcatcacCAGGAAGCAAGGGGTGCTGGAAAACCCTGTTCCCTCATTCTCCGCTTGATGGAGGTGTCctgggcccagggctggggcTATCAGGTTCTCTGCAGGGCAGACACTAGCCTGAGCATTTCCGCTGGGGTGAGGCCATCTACCCTCTGAATGGGAAGCTTCCTAACGCTGCAATAGCTCTTCCCATTTTGAACCCAGGTCCCTGCCTGAGCCCTGGAGTGCTCACCCACCATGGTCCCCAGGCGTCTCCAGCCCTGGCCTTGGCACTGTGCCTCAGTCCACTGGAACTTTGTTTCCAGTAGCCTTTATGAGGTCACTGAGGTTGAGACATCGCAGCCCACCCcatcccctcccagcacctcatTCTGctgttccccacccccaccgGCTGCGTGAGGAGTGGGCCCACCCACACATCCTAGCACAGCCCCCTCTTGGGGGGCGCTGTGGGCTGGCCTCACTTACTCTTTCACAGCTTCTTGCGATGTAGGGGACATGGCCGGGTGCTGGAGAAGATTCACTTCCCCTTCGATGGTGGCCCTCTTGACCCCTGGCTTGCTGAAGTCAAAGTAAGGGTGAGGGAAGTTCTTGCCTTCCTGCTTCGAAGCTTTCTGGGGTTCCCTGGCTTCAGGTGGTTTCTCCAGCAGCTCCTTGGTGAGCGCTTCCCCCTCTGGCTTGTGCATGGTCAGTTGGGCGGCATGACCCACGGCGGGCTCTGTGGAAGGCTCCACGGCCTTCTGGGGTGGAGCTTTGATCATGTGCTCCAAGCTGGGCAAGTCTATCTTGCTGGAGGAGGCCAAGGCCAGGGAAGATGCGAAGTTGATCAGCTCTGCCAGGCCAAGGGCGGACGGGAGACTGGAGGAGGACAGGCCAGGGCTTGGCGGCTGCTGGGGGCCCACGGCTGGAAGAGCTGGCTGGGCGCTGGGGTTCTGGAGCTGCTTCTTGGAGCACAGGGTGTCCTTGGGGACCGACTCCTGGTTCCGGCGGCTGGTGGTCTCATCTGTGCTCCTCTTGCTAGGCTGCATGCTGAATGCCCGTTGCAGGCTGTTTTCTGAGGCCTGGATGACCTTGTCTGCCCAGAAGAGGTGCTTGGAGGTCTGCACGCAGATGGAGCGTTGGTCGGTGCACACCTTGTCCTCCTCTGTGGAGCTCGGGTAGCTGAAGTCTGACCTCAAACTCCACCGGCTGATGTCCTGCTGCGTTAGCCCCTCCGTGTATGGGTGGAGGGACTCTATCCTGTACCCCTGTTGCCTAGGGTCTTCAC is a genomic window containing:
- the SPATA32 gene encoding LOW QUALITY PROTEIN: spermatogenesis-associated protein 32 (The sequence of the model RefSeq protein was modified relative to this genomic sequence to represent the inferred CDS: deleted 1 base in 1 codon); translation: MCVHNTHATPWGKDARFSRFLEGSWAHGRGSGLVPVCPEQAQRPVPQTPGLPVAALLTAQGLLQRSGTSHLEVFREGHPGCGCGHLLQKIPPHTTALTTYALGILSAAASQPGAQQGCHRGGDITDAASPPSPPPLRPPTKERAGGGGAAATSPLPASPTEPRGDLNQHQFQPPVQEEDELEAGILEEAGVGEELEKELLELEPGHEADLDLDPELELEMEPEPEALLQSALCPVPMLKPEAELDMRPNLESHSEDPRQQGYRIESLHPYTEGLTQQDISRWSLRSDFSYPSSTEEDKVCTDQRSICVQTSKHLFWADKVIQASENSLQRAFSMQPSKRSTDETTSRRNQESVPKDTLCSKKQLQNPSAQPALPAVGPQQPPSPGLSSSSLPSALGLAELINFASSLALASSSKIDLPSLEHMIKAPPQKAVEPSTEPAVGHAAQLTMHKPEGEALTKELLEKPPEAREPQKASKQEGKNFPHPYFDFSKPGVKRATIEGEVNLLQHPAMSPTSQEAVKDSVPGTKKGSPLLLKIHFKLSSPTSPEK